AAATCAAAAAACCATATAGAAAGGTACGATGGCGCGATTTCATGGATGCAGTTTGAGGATGGAAGGCAATCAGATAACCAAGCCGACTGGTCAAAAAAACCAGGCTTTCTTATATTAAACAATGCCGCTACCCGGCACCGTTGTGACCGGCAAGGTCTGGATCTTCAAGACTCGGTATCCAAAAATCAGCCTCTCACGGCTTGGCCGCCTGCTGATACAAAGGCATGACCCGCTCCGAGATCGCCTGCAAATCCGCAATGCGGGTCGAGGAAGCCGGGTGAGTAGACAGGAATTCCGGCTGACTTCTGCCCTGCTCCAAGGCGCCCATCTTTTGCCACAAGCTCACCGCCGCACGCGGGTCGTAGCCAGCACGCGCAGCCAGCTCAACCCCGATCAGATCGGCCTCGGACTCATGGGTACGGCTATTGGGCAGCTCAAACATCACTTCGCTCAGCGTACCGCCCAGATCATTCACAGCTTGCACGCCGGTCAGGGCGGACAAAACAGTCAAGCCGAAAGACGTCGCCATTTTCTGGGAAACCTGCTCACGCGAATGCTCGCGCAAGGCGTGGGCCATTTCATGGCCAATCACGGCAGCCAGTTCTGCATCAGTCGGCTGAATCCGTTTGATCAAGCCACTGTAAACCGCCATCTTGCCACCCGGCATGCACCAGGCATTGACCTCGTCCTGATTGATGAGGTGAACTTCCCAGTTCCAGGAGCGGGCGTCGGCCCGGAAAACACCGACTTGCTCAATCAAGCGTTGTGCAATGGTTTTAACCCGACGAGTCTGGGCCGCATCCGTATCCAGCGCTTTTTGCTGACGCGCCTGAGACAGCACCTGAGCATAGTTCTGGGCGGCCGCCTGATTCAGCTCGGCCTCGGACACCAGATTGGAAATGAATTGTTTACGCTCGACCCCTACCGACCCGCTTTCTGTCGTCTGTACCGTGGCACAGCCCGTCATGGCCAGGATTGAAACCACCGCCAAAAAGCGTTTTCCTTTCGCAATACCTTTCATGCTCAGCTCCAAGAAACAAACCTGACAAGAAAATGAAGTGCTAGGTTCCTGCGCAAACCCTCACATTCAGACACCGCACTGCGAGCGATGACGCAGACAATGATCCATCAGCACAATCGCCAGCAAGGCTTCGGCAATCGGCGTGGCACGGATACCCACGCAAGGATCATGACGACCCAGGGTCTGAACCTCAACCGCTTCACCGGCACGGTTAACGGAAGGACGCATGGTGCGGATGCTGGCGGTAGGCTTGATCGCCAGGGAAACCGTCACGGTCTGCCCCGAGGAAATCCCGCCCAGTACGCCACCGGCCTGATTGGTCTTGAAACCGTCCGGATACAGCGCATCACCGTGCTCCGAGCCTTTTTGCGTAATGCAGTCAAAGCCAGCGCCAATCGACACGCCCTTAACAGCATTCAAACCCATCATGGCGTGGGCGATATCGGCATCCAGTCGGTCATAAATAGGCTCGCCCCAACCAGCAGGCACGCCTTCGGCCACGACTTCAATGCGGGCACCAATGGATTCGCCTTCTTTGCGCAGCTCATCCATATAGGCTTCCAGCTGCGGCACTACGTCCAGATCCGGCGCGTAAAAGGGATTCTGCTCGACCACATCCCAGCTTTTGAAAGGAATGGCGATGGGGCCCAGCTGGCTCATATAGCCGCGAATCTTCACACCGAAGTGTTCGGCCAGCCACTTCTTGGCTATCGCACCGGCCGCCACGGTAGGCGCGGTCAGGCGAGCCGAAGAACGGCCACCGCCACGCGGGTCGCGGTTCTCGAACTTCTTCCAGTAGGTATAGTCGGCATGACCGGGACGGAAGGTATCCAGCAAATTGCCGTAATCCTTGCTACGCGCATCGGAATTGCGAATCAGCAGGCTAATGGGCGTGCCCGTGGTACGGCCTTCGTAAATGCCGGACAGGATTTCCACCTGATCGGGCTCACGGCGCTGAGTCACGTGGCGCGACGTACCAGGACGGCGGCGATCCAGTTCAAACTGAATATCCTGTTCAGACAGCTCCAGGCCCGGAGGGCAGCCGTCGATCACTGCGCCAATCGCTGGACCATGAGATTCGCCGTAATTCGTGACGCGGAAGCTTTTACCTAGAGTATT
This genomic window from Alcaligenes faecalis contains:
- a CDS encoding M48 family metallopeptidase, yielding MKGIAKGKRFLAVVSILAMTGCATVQTTESGSVGVERKQFISNLVSEAELNQAAAQNYAQVLSQARQQKALDTDAAQTRRVKTIAQRLIEQVGVFRADARSWNWEVHLINQDEVNAWCMPGGKMAVYSGLIKRIQPTDAELAAVIGHEMAHALREHSREQVSQKMATSFGLTVLSALTGVQAVNDLGGTLSEVMFELPNSRTHESEADLIGVELAARAGYDPRAAVSLWQKMGALEQGRSQPEFLSTHPASSTRIADLQAISERVMPLYQQAAKP
- the aroC gene encoding chorismate synthase, with the translated sequence MSGNTLGKSFRVTNYGESHGPAIGAVIDGCPPGLELSEQDIQFELDRRRPGTSRHVTQRREPDQVEILSGIYEGRTTGTPISLLIRNSDARSKDYGNLLDTFRPGHADYTYWKKFENRDPRGGGRSSARLTAPTVAAGAIAKKWLAEHFGVKIRGYMSQLGPIAIPFKSWDVVEQNPFYAPDLDVVPQLEAYMDELRKEGESIGARIEVVAEGVPAGWGEPIYDRLDADIAHAMMGLNAVKGVSIGAGFDCITQKGSEHGDALYPDGFKTNQAGGVLGGISSGQTVTVSLAIKPTASIRTMRPSVNRAGEAVEVQTLGRHDPCVGIRATPIAEALLAIVLMDHCLRHRSQCGV